A single genomic interval of Nostoc commune NIES-4072 harbors:
- the rfbC gene encoding dTDP-4-dehydrorhamnose 3,5-epimerase, with translation MIFTETALKDAFIIDLEEKPDHRGFFARSFCAQEFEAHGLKPTVAQCNLSFNYKKGTIRGMHYQILPAAETKLIRCTKGAIYDVIIDMRPESPSFLSHIGVELTPENRRALYVPEMFAHGYQALTDETEVIYQVGEFYTPGYERGLRYDDPFFAIDWPLDVTEISEKDLNWPLLRMMTVGGTASR, from the coding sequence ATGATTTTCACTGAAACTGCACTCAAAGACGCATTTATTATTGATTTAGAAGAAAAGCCAGACCACCGTGGTTTTTTTGCTCGGTCTTTCTGCGCTCAAGAATTTGAAGCACACGGATTAAAGCCAACAGTTGCCCAATGTAACCTGTCTTTTAACTATAAAAAAGGCACTATCCGGGGAATGCACTATCAAATTCTGCCAGCAGCAGAAACGAAATTAATTCGCTGTACTAAAGGTGCTATCTATGACGTAATTATTGATATGCGTCCAGAATCTCCTAGCTTTTTATCACACATTGGTGTAGAGCTAACTCCAGAAAACCGCCGCGCTTTGTATGTTCCAGAAATGTTTGCTCATGGCTATCAAGCACTCACAGATGAGACTGAAGTTATATATCAAGTGGGCGAATTTTATACGCCAGGGTATGAAAGAGGTTTACGCTATGACGACCCATTCTTTGCCATTGATTGGCCTCTAGATGTAACTGAAATATCTGAGAAAGATTTAAATTGGCCTTTGTTGAGAATGATGACTGTTGGCGGTACAGCTTCCAGATAA